The following are encoded together in the Capsulimonas corticalis genome:
- a CDS encoding VWA domain-containing protein, with product MNNPWRRYAAFIGVSVIAHLLVLGGLAWWLTRASGPAAPARAPIAVQIVERPRPDPPKPKPARIAALPTPPTPHAIPSPTPTPKATHPTPRPKPAVQRVTRIFENLPPHPTRGGHASGAAPARRAPAVRHVQGRPQPHTLTTPVPTPQTTPQSGTAEGHDNVAASPAPSPDNGSGDRAHGVGDGAGQGAGVGPGKDSGAGDTGTDDGPPTGPFGVPGGGGGSGPRHIVYVLDVSGSMTSRIDKVREELDTALAGLRPGESFDVLAFSDDVQRMHDGLLDATPANIALAKSFVGELKPLQGTNLQDAMRTALGMPGVNVVFLISDGVPSVKETNTGKLRREIQRRNKNGARIYTVGLAGYNPGKDGVSDFEAADLLRRIAEDSGGTYKTVTLGY from the coding sequence GTGAATAATCCCTGGAGACGCTACGCCGCCTTCATCGGCGTCTCGGTCATCGCGCACCTGCTCGTCCTCGGCGGCCTGGCCTGGTGGCTCACGCGCGCGTCCGGCCCCGCCGCGCCGGCGCGCGCGCCCATCGCGGTCCAGATCGTGGAGCGCCCGCGCCCGGATCCGCCCAAACCGAAGCCGGCCAGGATCGCCGCCCTTCCGACGCCGCCCACGCCGCACGCCATCCCGTCCCCGACGCCCACTCCCAAAGCGACGCATCCGACGCCTCGGCCCAAACCCGCCGTCCAGCGCGTCACGCGGATCTTCGAGAATCTGCCGCCCCACCCCACGCGCGGCGGCCACGCCAGCGGCGCCGCGCCCGCGCGGCGAGCGCCGGCCGTCCGCCATGTGCAGGGCCGCCCCCAGCCGCACACGCTGACGACGCCCGTCCCAACGCCTCAGACCACGCCGCAATCGGGAACGGCCGAAGGCCACGACAATGTCGCCGCGTCGCCCGCTCCATCACCGGACAATGGATCGGGCGATCGAGCGCATGGCGTGGGCGACGGCGCCGGCCAGGGCGCGGGCGTCGGCCCCGGCAAAGACTCCGGCGCGGGCGATACCGGGACCGACGACGGCCCGCCGACCGGCCCCTTCGGCGTGCCCGGCGGCGGAGGCGGCAGCGGTCCGCGCCATATCGTCTACGTGCTCGATGTCTCGGGCAGCATGACCTCGCGGATCGACAAGGTCCGGGAAGAACTGGACACGGCGCTCGCGGGCCTGCGTCCCGGCGAATCCTTCGATGTCCTTGCGTTTTCCGACGATGTTCAGCGCATGCACGACGGCCTGCTCGACGCCACGCCCGCCAATATCGCCCTCGCCAAATCGTTCGTCGGCGAACTCAAGCCGCTGCAAGGCACCAACCTTCAGGACGCCATGCGGACCGCGCTCGGAATGCCGGGCGTCAACGTCGTCTTCCTTATCTCCGACGGCGTCCCAAGCGTCAAGGAAACCAACACGGGAAAGCTGCGTCGCGAGATCCAGCGGCGGAACAAAAACGGCGCGCGTATCTATACCGTGGGGCTGGCGGGATATAACCCCGGGAAGGACGGCGTCAGCGACTTCGAGGCGGCGGACCTATTGCGGCGCATCGCGGAGGACAGCGGCGGGACGTATAAGACGGTGACGCTGGGGTATTGA